From the genome of Halomonas sp. I5-271120, one region includes:
- the ruvB gene encoding Holliday junction branch migration DNA helicase RuvB translates to MIDSDRLIAAQPREGEAPIDHAIRPQRLADYIGQPAVREQLDIFISAARGRGESLDHTLVFGPPGLGKTTLANIIAHEMDVDIKSTSGPVLERAGDLAAMLTNLQPGDVLFIDEIHRLSPAVEEVLYPAMEDFQLDIVIGEGPAARSIKLDLPRFTLVGATTRAGLLTSPLRDRFGIVQRLEFYSLSELTEIVSRSARLLGVEADQAGAAEIARRARGTPRIANRLLRRVRDFSEVRGSGALEADIADQALNLLNVDSHGLDHMDRRLLLAMIEKFEGGPVGVDSLAAAISEERDTIEDVIEPYLIQQGFMMRTARGRVVTRQAYLHFGLSRDEGLPPSDSTHTQEGGA, encoded by the coding sequence ATGATCGACAGTGATCGGCTGATCGCCGCTCAGCCCCGCGAAGGGGAAGCGCCGATCGATCATGCCATTCGTCCCCAGCGGCTGGCCGACTATATCGGCCAGCCGGCGGTGCGCGAGCAGCTCGATATCTTCATCAGCGCCGCCCGTGGTCGCGGTGAGAGCCTCGACCATACGCTGGTCTTCGGCCCCCCCGGGCTTGGCAAGACTACCCTGGCCAACATCATCGCCCATGAGATGGACGTCGATATCAAGTCCACGTCGGGGCCGGTGCTTGAGCGGGCGGGGGATCTGGCCGCCATGCTGACCAACCTGCAGCCGGGCGATGTGCTGTTCATCGACGAGATTCACCGCCTGTCCCCGGCGGTAGAAGAAGTCCTATACCCGGCCATGGAAGACTTCCAGCTCGATATCGTGATCGGTGAAGGGCCTGCGGCACGCTCCATCAAGCTTGATCTGCCACGTTTCACACTGGTCGGTGCCACCACCCGTGCGGGGCTTTTGACATCGCCGCTGCGTGATCGCTTCGGTATCGTTCAGCGGCTCGAATTCTACAGCCTCTCCGAACTCACCGAGATCGTTTCCCGTTCCGCAAGGCTGCTTGGGGTCGAGGCAGACCAGGCAGGTGCTGCCGAGATCGCTCGCCGAGCGCGTGGCACGCCGCGTATCGCTAACCGCCTGCTGCGACGGGTGCGGGACTTCAGCGAGGTACGCGGTAGCGGTGCGCTGGAGGCCGATATCGCCGACCAGGCGCTTAACTTGTTGAACGTCGACTCCCACGGCCTCGATCACATGGACCGACGCCTACTCCTGGCGATGATCGAGAAGTTCGAAGGCGGACCAGTGGGCGTCGATAGCCTGGCGGCGGCGATCAGCGAAGAGCGCGACACCATCGAAGATGTCATCGAGCCCTACCTGATTCAGCAAGGTTTCATGATGCGCACGGCTCGCGGCCGCGTGGTCACGCGTCAGGCCTATCT
- the ruvA gene encoding Holliday junction branch migration protein RuvA, with protein sequence MIGRLRGTLLEKQPPWLVVDVGGVGYELEASMTTLLALPGVGETIQLHTHLTVREDAHLLFGFAREKERALFRALIKVNGVGPKLALAILSGMDEDQFIRCVMDDDVKALTRLPGVGKKTAERLVIEMRDRFPHWTQATEGALAGLEQAAGTGASASDSRADAEAALVALGYKPTEAAKMIAAQDEGLSTEALIKGALARKLAG encoded by the coding sequence ATGATTGGACGCCTGCGTGGCACTCTGCTGGAAAAGCAGCCGCCCTGGCTGGTCGTGGATGTAGGCGGGGTAGGCTATGAGCTCGAAGCCTCCATGACGACTCTGCTGGCCCTGCCCGGTGTCGGTGAAACGATACAGTTGCACACTCATCTGACCGTGCGCGAGGATGCGCACCTGCTGTTTGGCTTCGCCCGAGAAAAGGAACGTGCCCTGTTCAGGGCCCTGATCAAGGTCAACGGGGTAGGCCCTAAGCTGGCCCTGGCCATCCTCTCCGGTATGGACGAGGATCAGTTCATTCGTTGTGTAATGGATGACGACGTCAAGGCCCTGACCCGACTACCGGGCGTCGGCAAGAAGACCGCCGAGCGGCTGGTGATCGAAATGCGCGACCGATTCCCGCATTGGACCCAGGCAACCGAGGGTGCTCTTGCCGGGCTCGAACAGGCAGCCGGCACAGGCGCCTCGGCAAGCGATTCCCGCGCCGATGCCGAAGCCGCGCTGGTGGCGCTGGGCTACAAGCCCACCGAAGCCGCCAAGATGATCGCCGCTCAAGATGAGGGCCTGTCGACCGAGGCCCTGATCAAGGGCGCTCTGGCCCGCAAGTTGGCGGGTTGA
- the ruvC gene encoding crossover junction endodeoxyribonuclease RuvC codes for MLILGIDPGSRITGYGVLDVSQPRPVYVASGCIRLKDDDLAQRLAQCYAGISELIAVHRPSEFAIEQVFMSNNAASALKLGQARGAAIVCAANHGLPVSEYGPRQIKQAVTGTGAADKSQVQHMVTAVLGLSATPQADAADALAIALTHAHARLGLVQKGAFGGRTGRQGRGKGWRDYRPE; via the coding sequence ATGCTGATACTGGGTATCGATCCGGGGTCCCGCATCACCGGCTATGGCGTGCTCGATGTCAGCCAGCCGCGGCCGGTATACGTCGCCAGCGGCTGTATTCGCCTTAAGGACGATGATCTCGCCCAGCGCCTGGCCCAGTGCTACGCCGGCATCAGCGAACTGATCGCTGTGCATCGACCGTCAGAATTCGCCATCGAACAGGTGTTCATGTCCAACAACGCTGCCTCGGCGCTGAAACTCGGCCAGGCACGTGGGGCCGCCATCGTATGTGCCGCTAATCACGGGCTGCCGGTCAGCGAATATGGACCACGCCAGATCAAGCAGGCGGTCACCGGCACCGGGGCCGCCGACAAGAGTCAGGTGCAGCATATGGTGACGGCCGTATTGGGGCTTTCGGCAACGCCCCAGGCGGATGCCGCCGACGCCCTGGCCATCGCTCTGACCCATGCCCATGCGCGTCTCGGCCTGGTGCAAAAGGGCGCCTTTGGCGGACGTACCGGTCGCCAGGGTCGGGGCAAGGGCTGGCGGGACTATCGTCCTGAGTGA
- a CDS encoding YebC/PmpR family DNA-binding transcriptional regulator — translation MTPSHSEIGKYPDNYSLVDDVEVAQKVIKLVDMLEDLDDVQNVYSNADFDEAVLDQLE, via the coding sequence CTGACGCCATCGCACAGCGAGATTGGCAAGTATCCCGACAACTACTCGCTTGTCGACGACGTCGAGGTGGCACAGAAGGTCATCAAGCTGGTGGACATGCTCGAGGATCTCGATGATGTGCAGAACGTCTATTCCAATGCCGATTTCGACGAGGCCGTTCTTGATCAGCTCGAATAA
- a CDS encoding IS1380 family transposase, with amino-acid sequence MGESVSPWIPSCNGSIRVELDGQRSTSDSGALLLREALDNSGVIEALEDNLVDRRHPLRIRHSLASQLRTLVLQRAMGWIDLSDTDTLRRDPLWQLACSDARGMTPLAQDRPSQATLSRLLTCLGRNDNIDAVHEGLLRLVVWRLTSLKNGERPEQLTLDIDGLPIEVHGHQGGSAFHGLYGARIYSPLVASLAETGDMVGGLLREGNAGPAENADTWIPHLVRRLNESTGAQIRVRIDAGFTDNATLKALEDRDIEYLGRLRSHTGLQALAAPHLKRPRGRPPEQPREWCHDLEYQAGSWAAPRRVVLVVQERPDDLLLHAFFLVTNLGKFDWPPEKVLALYRKRGSAEAHMGEVKSALDVHLSSTDRGASTVQDVMARNEVSLLLSLYAYQVLHGLRCLLERQTRQGWSLSRMREQVLKIAATLSLHARRITVHLGDAADKWWPTLLKGLPKLTALS; translated from the coding sequence ATGGGTGAAAGCGTATCTCCCTGGATTCCGTCCTGCAACGGGTCCATCCGCGTTGAGCTCGACGGCCAGCGCTCCACCAGCGACAGCGGCGCCTTGCTGCTGCGTGAAGCCCTCGATAACAGCGGCGTGATCGAGGCGCTCGAAGACAATCTGGTCGATCGGCGCCACCCGCTGCGAATCCGTCATTCTCTGGCCAGCCAGCTGCGCACCCTGGTGCTGCAGCGCGCGATGGGCTGGATCGACCTCAGTGATACCGACACGCTGCGTCGTGACCCGCTCTGGCAGTTGGCCTGCAGCGATGCTCGCGGAATGACGCCACTGGCCCAAGATCGACCATCTCAAGCCACGCTGTCGCGGCTGCTGACGTGTCTCGGGCGCAACGACAACATTGATGCCGTGCACGAAGGCCTGCTGCGGCTGGTGGTCTGGCGTCTGACCTCGCTGAAGAATGGCGAACGCCCCGAGCAGCTGACGCTGGACATCGACGGCCTGCCGATCGAGGTCCACGGTCACCAGGGCGGCTCGGCGTTTCATGGTCTTTACGGCGCACGAATCTACTCGCCGCTGGTGGCCTCGCTGGCCGAGACCGGCGACATGGTGGGCGGCCTGCTGCGGGAAGGCAACGCCGGCCCGGCCGAGAACGCCGACACCTGGATCCCGCACTTGGTCAGGCGACTCAACGAGAGCACCGGGGCCCAGATTCGAGTGCGCATCGATGCGGGGTTCACCGACAACGCCACACTGAAGGCCCTGGAAGATCGCGACATCGAGTACCTGGGCCGGCTGCGCAGCCACACGGGCCTGCAGGCGCTGGCGGCGCCACATCTGAAGCGGCCACGAGGCCGGCCACCCGAACAGCCTCGTGAATGGTGCCATGACCTGGAGTACCAAGCCGGTTCCTGGGCGGCGCCACGGCGCGTGGTGTTGGTGGTGCAGGAACGCCCCGATGATCTGTTGCTACATGCCTTCTTCCTGGTCACCAACCTCGGCAAGTTCGACTGGCCGCCGGAGAAGGTCCTGGCGCTCTACCGCAAGCGCGGCAGCGCTGAGGCGCACATGGGCGAGGTGAAGTCGGCACTCGACGTGCACCTCTCGTCGACCGATCGCGGCGCCTCCACCGTTCAGGACGTGATGGCCCGCAACGAGGTGAGTCTGCTGCTGAGCCTCTACGCCTATCAGGTCCTGCATGGCCTGCGCTGCCTCCTGGAGCGGCAAACCCGCCAAGGCTGGAGCCTGAGCAGGATGCGCGAACAGGTGCTCAAGATCGCCGCGACATTGTCACTGCACGCAAGGCGCATCACCGTTCACCTCGGTGATGCTGCCGACAAATGGTGGCCCACCTTGCTGAAAGGGTTACCGAAGCTGACCGCACTGAGCTGA
- the aspS gene encoding aspartate--tRNA ligase: MRSHYCGQLNETLVDQQVTLCGWVHRRRDHGGVIFLDLRDRDGLAQVVVDPDTAEAFSTADRARNEFVLRITGRVRLRPEGTQNPNMPTGMIEVLAKDVEVLNTAATPPFQLDEHGKVGEETRLKHRYIDLRRPEMIDKLRLRSRISHSVRAFLEGQGFLDIETPILTRATPEGARDYLVPSRTHAGSFFALPQSPQLFKQLLMVSGVDRYYQIAKCFRDEDLRADRQPEFTQIDLEASFVDEDDVMAITETMIRQLFQEVLDVELPLFPRMPYAEAMSRFGSDKPDLRIPLELTDVDDLMKDVDFKVFSGPAQADDGRVAALKVPGGAKLSRKEIDEYTKFVGIYGARGLAWIKVNERAKGIEGLQSPIVKFMDGIIEDLLDRVEAQDGDIIFFGADNARIVNEAIGALRVKLGEDLELYTREWAPLWVVDFPMFEEDGNGRMQALHHPFTAPSCDVDTLRDRPAEALSKAYDMVLNGTELGGGSIRIHDHGMQRAVLDVLGIGEEEADEKFGFLLDALQYGAPPHGGLAFGLDRLVMLMTGAKTIREVIAFPKTQSAACLMTDAPGVVSPTQLKELNIRLRQKAKPEGEQGA, from the coding sequence ATGCGCAGCCATTATTGCGGCCAGCTGAACGAGACTCTGGTGGACCAGCAGGTCACCTTGTGCGGGTGGGTTCACCGCCGCCGTGACCATGGTGGGGTAATCTTCCTCGACCTGCGCGACCGTGACGGTCTGGCGCAGGTGGTGGTGGATCCCGATACCGCCGAAGCCTTCTCGACCGCCGACCGCGCACGCAACGAGTTCGTGCTGCGCATTACCGGCCGGGTGCGCCTGCGCCCCGAAGGTACCCAGAACCCCAACATGCCCACTGGCATGATCGAGGTGCTGGCCAAGGACGTCGAGGTGCTCAACACCGCCGCCACCCCACCGTTCCAGCTCGATGAACATGGCAAGGTCGGCGAGGAAACGCGCCTCAAGCATCGCTATATCGACCTGCGCCGCCCAGAGATGATCGACAAGCTGCGCCTGCGCTCGCGCATCTCTCACAGCGTGCGTGCCTTTCTCGAGGGGCAGGGCTTCCTCGATATCGAGACGCCGATCCTGACCCGTGCCACGCCGGAAGGCGCCCGCGACTACCTGGTGCCGAGCCGCACACACGCGGGCAGTTTCTTCGCGCTCCCGCAGTCGCCGCAGCTTTTCAAGCAGCTGCTGATGGTGTCCGGCGTTGATCGCTATTATCAGATCGCCAAGTGCTTCCGTGACGAGGACCTGCGCGCCGACCGTCAGCCGGAATTCACCCAGATCGACCTCGAGGCATCCTTCGTCGACGAAGACGACGTCATGGCCATCACCGAGACCATGATCCGTCAGCTGTTCCAGGAAGTGCTCGACGTTGAGCTGCCGCTGTTCCCGCGCATGCCGTATGCCGAAGCCATGAGCCGCTTTGGTTCTGACAAGCCGGACCTGCGCATCCCGCTGGAGCTCACCGATGTCGACGACCTGATGAAGGACGTCGACTTCAAGGTCTTCTCCGGTCCGGCCCAGGCCGACGATGGCCGTGTGGCGGCGCTCAAGGTGCCGGGCGGTGCCAAGCTGTCGCGCAAGGAAATCGACGAGTACACCAAGTTCGTCGGCATCTACGGCGCTCGCGGTCTGGCCTGGATCAAGGTCAACGAACGTGCCAAGGGCATCGAAGGTCTGCAGTCGCCGATCGTCAAGTTCATGGACGGCATCATCGAAGATTTGCTTGATCGCGTCGAAGCTCAGGACGGCGATATCATCTTCTTCGGCGCCGATAACGCACGCATCGTCAACGAGGCGATCGGCGCGTTGCGCGTCAAGCTGGGTGAAGACCTCGAGCTCTATACCCGCGAATGGGCACCGCTGTGGGTGGTCGACTTCCCGATGTTCGAGGAAGACGGCAACGGCCGCATGCAGGCGCTTCACCACCCGTTCACCGCCCCGTCCTGCGATGTCGACACCCTGCGCGACCGCCCGGCCGAGGCGCTGTCCAAGGCCTACGACATGGTGCTCAACGGGACCGAACTGGGCGGTGGCTCGATTCGTATCCACGATCATGGCATGCAGCGCGCGGTCCTTGATGTGCTGGGCATCGGCGAGGAAGAAGCCGACGAGAAGTTCGGCTTCCTGCTCGACGCCCTGCAGTATGGCGCACCGCCCCATGGCGGTCTGGCCTTCGGCCTCGACCGCCTGGTAATGCTGATGACCGGTGCCAAGACTATCCGTGAGGTCATCGCCTTCCCGAAAACCCAGAGCGCCGCTTGCCTGATGACCGACGCTCCGGGCGTGGTATCTCCGACGCAGCTCAAAGAGCTCAATATCCGCCTGCGCCAGAAAGCCAAGCCCGAGGGTGAGCAGGGCGCTTGA
- a CDS encoding FmdB family zinc ribbon protein — protein MPIYEYECKACGHRLEKLQKISADPLTECPACAKEELQRLISAAGFRLAGNGWYETDFKSGSKKNLAGEGGADKTAPTKTTAKDGTAA, from the coding sequence ATGCCCATCTATGAATATGAGTGCAAGGCCTGTGGCCATCGCCTGGAAAAGCTGCAGAAAATCAGCGCCGACCCGCTGACCGAATGCCCGGCCTGCGCCAAGGAAGAGCTCCAGCGGCTGATCAGTGCAGCGGGCTTCCGGCTGGCCGGCAACGGCTGGTACGAGACCGATTTCAAGTCCGGCAGCAAGAAGAATCTTGCCGGCGAGGGTGGGGCTGACAAGACTGCCCCGACCAAGACGACGGCCAAGGACGGAACGGCGGCCTAA
- a CDS encoding D-2-hydroxyacid dehydrogenase, which translates to MKAVILDAASLGDDIDLNPLRAEVDTLKVHDTTAPEECLERLDGTSVAIVNKVLLNSETLEALPSLKLICVLATGTNNIDMQAAKRLGIEVRNVTAYGTASVAQHTLMLMLTLANRLPLYQREVADGAWQQSAFFCLLNHRTLQLSGKHLVIVGQGELGSRVAALAEAFEMRVSFAARPGKADDQRPSLHELAPQADVVSLHCPLTEQTRHLVDAALLERFKEDALLINCARGGIIDEQAALEALREGRLGGLGVDSLPAEPPRNGHALIEALDEPLNLIVTPHNAWITPEARANVVRLTVDNIRAWQGNSDA; encoded by the coding sequence ATGAAAGCCGTGATCCTTGATGCCGCCAGCCTTGGCGACGATATCGACCTGAACCCGCTTCGCGCCGAAGTCGATACCCTGAAGGTCCATGACACCACTGCCCCGGAGGAATGCCTGGAGCGCCTGGACGGCACCAGTGTGGCCATCGTCAACAAGGTGCTATTGAATTCAGAGACCCTCGAGGCGCTGCCCAGCCTGAAGCTGATCTGCGTATTGGCGACCGGCACCAATAATATCGACATGCAGGCTGCCAAGCGGCTGGGCATAGAGGTGCGCAACGTTACCGCCTATGGCACGGCCAGCGTCGCCCAGCACACCCTGATGCTGATGCTGACCCTGGCCAATCGGCTTCCGCTCTACCAGCGCGAGGTTGCCGACGGTGCCTGGCAGCAGAGCGCCTTTTTCTGCCTGTTAAATCACCGCACCCTGCAGCTTTCGGGAAAGCACCTGGTGATCGTCGGCCAGGGTGAGCTTGGCTCGCGGGTGGCGGCGCTGGCGGAGGCGTTCGAGATGCGCGTCAGCTTCGCCGCCCGCCCCGGCAAGGCCGACGACCAACGCCCTAGCCTGCATGAACTGGCGCCCCAGGCGGACGTTGTGAGCCTGCACTGCCCTTTGACCGAGCAGACCCGCCATCTGGTCGATGCCGCCCTGCTGGAGCGCTTCAAGGAAGATGCGCTGCTGATCAATTGCGCACGAGGCGGTATCATAGACGAACAGGCGGCCCTAGAGGCGCTGCGTGAGGGGCGCTTGGGCGGTCTCGGGGTCGATTCGCTGCCGGCGGAACCCCCGCGGAACGGTCACGCCCTGATCGAGGCTCTCGACGAGCCACTTAACCTGATCGTCACCCCGCACAATGCCTGGATCACACCCGAGGCACGCGCCAATGTGGTCCGGCTGACCGTGGACAATATCCGCGCCTGGCAAGGAAACTCGGATGCCTGA
- a CDS encoding ribokinase — translation MPDTPRPLYNLGSINIDHVYRVPHLVRPGETLASTGYQQVLGGKGANQSLAMALAGGRVEHWGRLGLSDDWALRQLTDAGVGAEAVDLVDEPSGHALIQVDDQAENAIILYPGANHGFEHADIDTRIDNAEPNGWLLLQNETNGLARAMEQAHARGLSIAFNPAPMHAAVNELPLSACQLLFVNRGEAAALVNLSEDSDADALLMALGERLPGVELVLTLGGDGVCYQHGDTRLVLPAYRVEARDTTAAGDTFIGHFMAARLAGSDVETCLRRASAASAICVQREGAAPSIPDAHAVDKALAEWPALSLTRH, via the coding sequence ATGCCTGATACCCCTCGCCCACTTTACAACCTGGGCTCCATCAACATCGATCACGTCTATCGCGTACCCCACTTGGTTCGCCCCGGCGAGACGCTGGCCAGTACCGGCTATCAGCAGGTACTCGGCGGCAAGGGCGCCAATCAGTCGCTCGCCATGGCCCTGGCCGGTGGCCGCGTCGAACACTGGGGGCGCCTCGGCCTCAGCGACGACTGGGCACTCAGGCAACTCACCGACGCCGGTGTCGGCGCCGAGGCAGTGGACCTCGTCGATGAACCCAGCGGTCATGCCCTGATCCAGGTCGATGACCAGGCCGAGAATGCCATCATTCTCTACCCGGGGGCCAACCACGGCTTTGAACATGCCGACATCGACACGCGCATTGACAATGCCGAGCCCAACGGCTGGCTGCTGCTGCAGAACGAAACCAACGGCCTGGCTCGCGCCATGGAGCAGGCCCATGCCAGAGGGTTGTCAATCGCCTTCAATCCAGCGCCGATGCACGCCGCCGTGAACGAGCTGCCGCTGTCGGCCTGCCAGCTGCTGTTCGTCAATCGCGGCGAGGCGGCCGCGCTGGTCAACTTGTCAGAAGACAGCGATGCCGATGCCCTGCTCATGGCACTCGGTGAACGCTTGCCTGGCGTTGAGCTGGTGCTGACCCTGGGAGGTGACGGTGTCTGCTATCAGCACGGCGACACCCGGCTCGTACTGCCCGCTTACCGGGTAGAGGCCAGGGACACCACCGCTGCCGGCGACACCTTCATCGGCCACTTCATGGCCGCCAGGCTTGCTGGGAGTGACGTCGAGACCTGCCTGCGTCGGGCAAGTGCTGCCTCGGCGATTTGCGTGCAGCGCGAAGGCGCCGCACCGAGTATCCCCGATGCCCATGCCGTCGATAAAGCACTTGCAGAATGGCCGGCGCTGTCGCTCACGCGTCACTGA
- a CDS encoding nucleoside hydrolase yields the protein MSQPIIFDTDPGVDDAQAIAIALAHPEIELLGMTTTYGNVDIDTATHNALLLAELAGQKIPVAQGAAAPLVKPKHPAPAHIHGANGLGNIDLPDIEGKALSVSAPQFIVDTINARPGEVSLVAVGPLGNLAAALQLDPSITEKVKQVIVMGGSIKEGGNVTPVAEANIFNDPHAAARVLTAGWPLTLVGLDATHRCVLAPKDMDTIAAGQGKLGQVLAESYAFYRAFYQQALGIDGCCPHDSCALAYLIQPELFTTAKGHLNVVTEGVAEGQTVFAPDGRVFLAPRWSQTPMITACLSADGPAVIDWIVDTLK from the coding sequence ATGAGCCAACCGATCATCTTTGACACCGACCCGGGCGTTGACGATGCCCAGGCCATCGCCATTGCCCTCGCCCACCCTGAGATCGAGCTACTGGGCATGACCACCACCTATGGCAACGTCGATATCGACACCGCCACCCATAACGCCCTGCTGCTTGCCGAGCTGGCGGGGCAGAAAATCCCAGTCGCCCAAGGCGCCGCCGCACCGCTGGTCAAGCCCAAGCATCCGGCGCCTGCGCATATCCATGGTGCCAACGGCCTTGGCAACATCGACCTGCCCGATATAGAAGGCAAGGCGCTTTCAGTCAGCGCCCCCCAGTTTATCGTCGACACCATCAACGCTCGCCCAGGCGAGGTAAGCCTGGTGGCCGTTGGGCCGCTTGGCAACCTGGCGGCCGCGCTGCAGCTCGACCCGAGCATTACCGAGAAGGTCAAGCAGGTCATCGTAATGGGAGGGTCAATCAAGGAAGGCGGCAATGTCACCCCGGTAGCAGAAGCCAATATCTTCAATGATCCGCATGCCGCTGCCCGGGTACTGACCGCAGGCTGGCCGCTGACGCTGGTGGGACTGGATGCCACCCACCGCTGCGTCCTGGCCCCCAAGGACATGGACACCATCGCCGCCGGCCAGGGCAAGCTTGGCCAGGTGCTGGCCGAGAGCTATGCCTTCTACCGGGCCTTCTATCAGCAGGCGCTTGGCATTGACGGTTGCTGCCCCCACGACAGCTGCGCGCTGGCCTATCTCATCCAGCCCGAGCTTTTCACAACCGCCAAGGGCCATCTTAACGTGGTCACCGAAGGCGTCGCCGAAGGGCAGACAGTGTTTGCTCCTGATGGCCGCGTGTTCCTGGCACCGCGCTGGTCTCAGACGCCGATGATCACCGCCTGCCTAAGCGCAGACGGTCCCGCGGTGATTGACTGGATTGTCGATACGCTGAAGTAG
- a CDS encoding acylphosphatase has product MSKCCLKALVTGKVQGVWYRKATQEQALKAGVAGHARNLADGRVEVLLCGESSNVDAVARWLWEGPPNARVTHVAIEGVDWQDHDAFITL; this is encoded by the coding sequence ATGAGCAAGTGCTGCCTGAAGGCGCTGGTCACTGGAAAGGTGCAGGGCGTCTGGTATCGCAAAGCGACTCAGGAGCAGGCGTTAAAGGCAGGGGTAGCAGGACACGCCCGTAACTTGGCGGATGGACGTGTCGAGGTATTGCTATGCGGTGAGTCGAGCAACGTGGATGCGGTCGCCCGGTGGCTGTGGGAAGGACCACCGAACGCCCGGGTCACTCATGTCGCCATCGAAGGCGTCGATTGGCAGGATCACGACGCCTTCATCACGCTTTAG
- a CDS encoding YihY/virulence factor BrkB family protein, whose amino-acid sequence MLRTWIIFWWDVVRHAVKLWLERNAFSYAGSLAFYTLFSLAPTIIIAVMVIGLVLGEEAAQGQIVSQLQGTMGLGAAEAIQNAVAQSRIQESGLLPSMLGFGALLIGATTVFAQMQFSLNTIWGVMPHPSSNSMLKFIKSRVLSLAVVLSIGFLLLVSLILGVVVRAVLHAANDLWPGIGFMVGGLEFLISLAMIALLFATIFKVLPDVVLRWKDVMVGACVTAVLFSIGRYGIAIYLTYTATASTYGAAGSVVLILLWVYYSSLILLFGAAFTKCHLLARGKHIVPRNSAVLVKHEVQTD is encoded by the coding sequence ATGTTACGAACCTGGATTATTTTCTGGTGGGATGTGGTCCGCCATGCAGTGAAGCTGTGGCTGGAACGCAATGCCTTCAGCTACGCCGGCTCACTGGCCTTCTATACGCTGTTCTCGCTGGCACCGACCATCATTATTGCGGTCATGGTCATTGGTTTGGTGCTTGGCGAGGAGGCTGCACAGGGGCAAATCGTCTCTCAGTTACAGGGCACCATGGGCCTGGGGGCCGCTGAGGCCATCCAGAATGCCGTCGCCCAGTCGCGCATCCAGGAGTCTGGCCTGCTGCCTAGTATGCTTGGCTTTGGTGCCTTGCTGATCGGTGCCACAACGGTATTCGCGCAGATGCAGTTTTCGCTTAACACCATCTGGGGCGTGATGCCTCACCCCAGTAGCAACAGCATGTTGAAATTCATCAAGAGTCGAGTGCTGTCGCTGGCAGTGGTGCTGTCCATTGGCTTTCTGTTATTGGTGTCACTGATTCTCGGAGTGGTCGTGCGCGCGGTGTTGCATGCGGCCAATGACCTCTGGCCCGGCATCGGTTTCATGGTCGGCGGGCTGGAGTTCCTGATTTCCCTGGCCATGATCGCCTTGCTGTTCGCTACGATCTTCAAGGTATTGCCGGATGTGGTGTTGCGCTGGAAGGACGTGATGGTAGGGGCGTGCGTGACGGCGGTACTGTTTTCGATTGGTCGATACGGCATCGCCATTTATCTGACCTATACGGCCACGGCATCAACCTATGGCGCCGCCGGTTCTGTGGTGTTGATTCTGCTTTGGGTCTATTACTCGTCGTTGATCCTGTTGTTCGGGGCGGCGTTTACCAAGTGCCACCTGCTGGCCCGGGGTAAACATATCGTGCCGCGAAATTCAGCGGTGCTGGTCAAGCATGAGGTGCAAACCGACTGA